The following coding sequences lie in one Lelliottia jeotgali genomic window:
- a CDS encoding Ribonuclease PH, producing MRPAGRSANQVRPVTLTRNYTIHAEGSVLVEFGDTKVLCTASIDEGVPRFLKGQGQGWITAEYGMLPRATHTRNAREAAKGKQGGRTMEIQRLIARALRAAVDLKTLGEFTITLDCDVIQADGGTRTASITGACVALADALNKLVAAGKLKTNPMKGMVAAVSVGIVKGEALCDLEYVEDSAAETDMNVVMTEDGRIIEVQGTAEGEPFTHEELLTLLALARGGIESIVAAQKAALEN from the coding sequence ATGCGTCCAGCAGGCCGTAGCGCCAATCAGGTGCGCCCCGTCACCCTGACCCGTAACTATACAATTCACGCTGAAGGCTCCGTACTTGTTGAATTCGGTGACACCAAAGTGCTGTGCACCGCCTCTATCGACGAAGGCGTTCCGCGTTTTCTGAAAGGCCAGGGGCAAGGCTGGATCACTGCTGAATATGGCATGCTTCCTCGTGCAACCCACACCCGTAACGCTCGCGAAGCGGCAAAAGGGAAACAGGGTGGTCGTACGATGGAAATTCAGCGTCTGATTGCTCGCGCACTGCGCGCAGCCGTTGACCTCAAAACTCTCGGCGAATTTACCATTACCCTGGACTGCGACGTGATTCAGGCCGATGGCGGTACGCGTACCGCGTCTATTACCGGCGCGTGTGTGGCGTTAGCCGATGCGTTGAACAAACTGGTTGCCGCAGGAAAGCTCAAAACCAACCCAATGAAAGGGATGGTTGCCGCAGTCTCCGTTGGGATTGTGAAGGGTGAAGCCCTTTGCGATCTCGAGTACGTTGAAGACTCAGCAGCAGAAACCGACATGAACGTGGTGATGACCGAAGACGGTCGTATAATTGAAGTGCAGGGCACGGCAGAAGGCGAGCCGTTCACCCACGAAGAACTTCTTACCTTGCTGGCGTTAGCCCGAGGGGGAATCGAATCCATTGTCGCGGCGCAGAAAGCGGCGTTAGAAAATTGA
- a CDS encoding Orotate phosphoribosyltransferase, whose translation MKPYQRQFIEFALNKQVLKFGEFTLKSGRKSPYFFNAGLFNTGRDLALLGRFYAEALVDSGIDFDLLFGPAYKGIPIATTTAVALAEHHDRDVPYCFNRKEAKTHGEGGNLVGSELQGRVMLVDDVITAGTAIRESMEIIQANGATLAGVLISLDRQERGRGEISAIQEVERDYSCTVTSIITLKDLIAYLEEKPEMADHLASVRAYREEFGV comes from the coding sequence ATGAAACCCTATCAGCGCCAGTTTATTGAGTTTGCGCTTAACAAGCAGGTACTTAAGTTCGGCGAATTTACGCTGAAATCCGGGCGCAAAAGCCCCTATTTCTTCAATGCCGGCCTGTTTAATACCGGGCGCGATCTGGCCTTGTTAGGCCGCTTCTACGCCGAAGCGTTGGTGGATTCCGGGATTGATTTTGATTTATTGTTTGGCCCGGCTTACAAGGGTATTCCGATTGCGACAACCACCGCGGTAGCGTTAGCTGAGCACCACGATCGCGATGTGCCGTACTGCTTTAACCGCAAAGAAGCTAAAACGCACGGCGAAGGTGGCAATCTGGTCGGTAGCGAGCTGCAAGGGCGAGTAATGCTGGTGGACGATGTGATCACCGCCGGAACCGCAATCCGTGAATCCATGGAGATTATTCAGGCTAATGGCGCGACGCTTGCGGGAGTATTAATCTCTCTGGACCGTCAGGAACGTGGTCGCGGCGAAATTTCAGCGATTCAGGAAGTTGAACGCGATTACAGCTGCACAGTGACATCGATTATCACCCTGAAAGACTTGATTGCTTATCTGGAAGAAAAACCTGAGATGGCGGATCACCTGGCGTCAGTGCGGGCGTATCGGGAAGAGTTTGGCGTTTGA
- a CDS encoding Transcriptional regulator SlmA, TetR family, with product MAEKQTAKRNRREEILQSLALMLESSDGSQRITTAKLAASVGVSEAALYRHFPSKTRMFDSLIEFIEDSLITRINLILKDEKDTTSRLRLIVLLILGFGERNPGLTRILTGHALMFEQDKLQGRINQLFERIEAQLRQVLREKKMREGEGYVTDETLLAGQLLAFCEGMLSRFVRSEFKYRPTDDFDTRWPLVAAQLQ from the coding sequence ATGGCAGAAAAACAAACCGCGAAAAGGAATCGTCGCGAAGAAATACTTCAGTCTCTGGCTCTGATGCTTGAATCCAGTGATGGTAGTCAACGCATCACCACCGCAAAACTGGCGGCCTCTGTGGGCGTGTCAGAAGCGGCGCTGTATCGTCATTTCCCCAGCAAAACGCGGATGTTTGATAGCCTGATCGAATTTATCGAAGACAGTCTGATCACCCGTATCAATCTGATTTTAAAAGACGAGAAAGACACCACCTCGCGCTTACGTCTGATTGTGCTGTTGATTCTGGGCTTTGGTGAGCGTAATCCGGGTTTGACCCGCATTTTGACGGGTCACGCGCTGATGTTTGAGCAGGACAAGCTTCAGGGGCGCATCAATCAGCTTTTTGAACGCATCGAAGCCCAGCTGCGCCAGGTTCTGCGTGAAAAGAAAATGCGTGAAGGCGAAGGATATGTCACTGACGAAACCTTACTGGCCGGGCAGCTTCTGGCTTTTTGCGAAGGTATGCTCTCGCGCTTTGTACGCAGCGAGTTTAAATATCGCCCAACGGATGATTTTGACACCCGCTGGCCGTTAGTTGCCGCTCAGTTACAGTAA
- a CDS encoding deoxyuridine 5'-triphosphate nucleotidohydrolase yields the protein MKKIDVKILDPRVGQQFPLPTYATTGSAGLDLRACLDDAVELAPGATTLIPTGLAIHIADSSLAAVILPRSGLGHKHGVVLGNLVGLIDSDYQGQLMVSVWNRGQDSFTIEPGERIAQMVFVPVVQAEFNLVEDFDATDRGEGGFGHSGRK from the coding sequence ATGAAAAAAATCGACGTTAAGATTCTGGACCCGCGTGTTGGTCAGCAATTCCCGCTACCAACTTATGCCACAACCGGTTCTGCGGGTCTTGACCTGCGCGCCTGTCTCGACGATGCCGTAGAATTGGCTCCTGGCGCTACCACGCTTATCCCGACTGGTCTTGCGATTCACATTGCCGACTCGTCACTGGCCGCTGTCATCCTGCCGCGCTCAGGTCTGGGCCATAAACATGGCGTGGTGCTGGGAAATTTGGTTGGACTTATCGATTCTGATTACCAGGGCCAGCTGATGGTTTCTGTCTGGAACCGTGGTCAAGATAGCTTCACCATTGAGCCAGGCGAACGTATCGCACAGATGGTCTTTGTGCCGGTAGTTCAGGCTGAATTTAATCTGGTGGAAGATTTTGACGCCACCGATCGCGGCGAAGGCGGCTTCGGCCATTCAGGGCGCAAATAA
- a CDS encoding Phosphopantothenoylcysteine decarboxylase, Phosphopantothenoylcysteine synthetase codes for MMSLAGKKIVLGVSGGIAAYKAPDLVRRLRERGADVRVAITEGGKAFITPLSLQAVSGYPVSDSLLDPAAEAAMGHIELGKWADLVILAPATADLIARVAAGMANDLVSTICLATPAPVAVVPAMNQQMYRNTATQHNLEILSSRGLLIWGPDSGSQACGDIGPGRMLDPLAIVDMAAAHFAPVNDLQHLNIMITAGPTREPLDPVRYITNHSSGKMGFAIAAAAAKRGATVTLVSGPVSLPTPALVQRIDVTTALEMEAAVQAHAQKQQIFIGCAAVADYRAETIADAKIKKQGDELTIKMVKNPDVVAGVASLKSHRPYVVGFAAETNNVEEYARQKRISKNLDLICANDVSLATQGFNSDSNALHLFWQDGDKVLPLERKELLGQQLLDEIVTRYDEKNRR; via the coding sequence ATGATGAGCCTGGCCGGTAAAAAAATCGTCCTCGGCGTGAGCGGCGGCATTGCTGCCTACAAAGCGCCGGATCTGGTGCGCCGTTTGCGCGAACGCGGGGCCGACGTGCGGGTCGCAATAACCGAAGGCGGCAAAGCCTTTATCACGCCACTGAGCCTGCAGGCCGTTTCGGGATATCCGGTATCTGACAGCCTGCTTGACCCTGCTGCCGAAGCCGCGATGGGCCATATTGAGTTAGGGAAATGGGCCGACCTGGTTATCCTTGCCCCCGCAACGGCGGATTTAATCGCGCGCGTCGCGGCTGGAATGGCGAACGACCTGGTCTCCACCATTTGCCTGGCTACACCTGCCCCGGTCGCGGTTGTCCCGGCGATGAATCAGCAGATGTACCGCAACACAGCCACTCAGCATAATCTTGAGATTCTTTCCTCTCGCGGTCTGCTGATCTGGGGCCCGGATAGCGGCAGCCAGGCCTGTGGCGACATTGGCCCCGGCCGTATGCTGGACCCCCTTGCCATCGTCGATATGGCCGCCGCCCATTTCGCCCCTGTCAACGACCTGCAACATCTCAACATCATGATTACGGCGGGGCCAACGCGCGAACCGCTGGATCCCGTGCGTTACATCACCAACCACAGCTCCGGTAAAATGGGCTTTGCCATTGCTGCGGCAGCGGCGAAACGCGGGGCAACGGTCACGCTGGTAAGCGGGCCGGTCTCGTTACCGACGCCAGCGTTGGTGCAGCGTATTGATGTGACGACGGCGCTGGAAATGGAAGCCGCTGTTCAGGCTCACGCTCAGAAACAGCAAATATTTATCGGCTGTGCGGCCGTTGCTGATTACCGTGCAGAAACCATTGCCGATGCGAAAATCAAAAAGCAAGGCGATGAATTAACAATAAAAATGGTGAAAAACCCCGATGTTGTTGCCGGTGTTGCCTCACTAAAAAGCCATCGACCTTACGTCGTTGGATTTGCCGCTGAAACGAATAATGTGGAAGAATACGCCCGTCAAAAACGCATCAGCAAAAATCTCGATTTGATTTGCGCGAACGATGTTTCGCTGGCGACGCAAGGATTTAACAGCGACAGCAATGCTCTGCACCTTTTCTGGCAGGATGGAGATAAAGTCTTACCGCTTGAGCGCAAGGAACTCCTGGGCCAACAATTACTGGACGAGATCGTTACCCGTTATGATGAAAAAAATCGACGTTAA
- a CDS encoding DNA repair protein RadC, with protein MDFTLPLLLPREKMLQYGITSLTDAELLALFLRTGTPGKSVFVLSQELLQHFGSLYGLLTAELPEFKHVEGIGVAKYAQLKGIAELARRYHSVRMLEDNPLLSPEMTRDFLQSQLSDAEREIFMVIFLDNQNRVLKHCRLFSGTLSHVEVHPREIVREAIKVNAAAVILAHNHPSGCAKPSQADKEITERIIKCCQFMDIRVLDHLVIGRGEYVSFAEHGWI; from the coding sequence ATGGATTTCACGTTGCCGCTATTACTACCGCGAGAAAAAATGCTGCAATACGGCATTACATCACTGACCGATGCCGAACTGCTGGCGCTTTTTCTACGTACCGGTACGCCTGGGAAAAGTGTGTTTGTGTTGTCACAAGAGCTTTTGCAGCATTTTGGCTCGCTGTACGGTTTGCTGACTGCCGAACTGCCAGAATTTAAGCATGTCGAAGGAATTGGTGTCGCCAAGTATGCTCAGCTTAAAGGGATAGCCGAGCTGGCAAGGCGCTACCACAGCGTGCGTATGCTGGAGGATAATCCCCTGTTAAGCCCTGAAATGACGAGGGATTTCTTGCAAAGCCAGCTCTCTGATGCGGAGCGTGAGATCTTTATGGTGATCTTTCTTGATAACCAAAATCGGGTGCTAAAACACTGCCGTCTGTTTTCCGGCACATTGAGTCACGTAGAGGTTCATCCGCGAGAAATTGTGCGTGAAGCGATAAAAGTGAATGCAGCCGCCGTGATCCTCGCGCATAATCACCCCTCGGGTTGCGCTAAACCGAGTCAAGCTGACAAAGAGATCACTGAACGTATCATCAAATGCTGTCAATTCATGGACATTCGTGTGCTTGACCATTTAGTTATCGGTCGTGGAGAGTATGTTTCTTTTGCCGAACATGGTTGGATTTAG
- a CDS encoding Formamidopyrimidine-DNA glycosylase — MPELPEVETSRRGIEPHLVGATILHAIVRNGRLRWPVSDEIHALSDKPVLSVQRRAKYLLLELPDGWIIIHLGMSGSLRILTQELPAEKHDHVDLVMSNGKVLRYTDPRRFGAWLWTKELEGHSVLAHLGPEPLSPAFNAEYLKAKCAKKKTPIKPWLMDNKLVVGVGNIYASESLFAAGIHPDRLASSLSDIECELLVKVIKAVLLRSIEQGGTTLKDFLQSDGKPGYFAQELQVYGRKGEPCRVCGTPIVASKHAQRATFYCRQCQK, encoded by the coding sequence ATGCCTGAATTACCTGAGGTAGAAACCAGCCGTCGCGGGATAGAGCCGCATCTGGTAGGCGCAACCATTCTTCATGCTATCGTTCGCAATGGTCGCCTGCGCTGGCCTGTTTCCGATGAGATCCACGCTCTCAGTGATAAGCCTGTGCTCAGCGTGCAGCGTCGCGCCAAGTACCTGCTGCTGGAATTGCCCGACGGCTGGATTATCATCCACCTGGGAATGTCCGGAAGCCTGCGTATCCTCACGCAAGAGCTACCCGCTGAGAAACACGACCACGTCGATTTGGTGATGAGCAACGGTAAAGTGTTGCGTTACACCGATCCGCGACGCTTTGGCGCATGGCTGTGGACTAAAGAACTCGAAGGGCACAGCGTTCTGGCTCATCTGGGTCCTGAGCCGCTCAGTCCGGCGTTTAACGCTGAATACCTGAAGGCGAAGTGCGCTAAGAAGAAAACGCCAATCAAGCCCTGGCTGATGGATAACAAACTGGTGGTGGGCGTCGGTAACATTTATGCCAGCGAATCACTTTTTGCCGCCGGGATCCACCCTGACAGGCTTGCCTCTTCGCTCTCTGACATCGAGTGTGAGCTGCTGGTAAAAGTGATTAAAGCGGTCCTGTTGCGCTCAATTGAGCAAGGGGGAACCACGCTGAAGGATTTCCTGCAAAGCGACGGGAAACCGGGCTATTTTGCCCAGGAATTGCAGGTGTATGGTCGAAAAGGGGAGCCGTGCCGGGTGTGTGGTACGCCGATTGTGGCGTCGAAACATGCGCAGCGGGCGACATTTTACTGCCGCCAGTGCCAGAAGTAA
- a CDS encoding Phosphopantetheine adenylyltransferase has product MSTKAIYPGTFDPITNGHLDIVTRAASMFDRVILAIAASPSKKPMFDLDERVALATAAIAHLPNVEVMGFSDLMANFARAQQANILIRGLRAVADFEYEMQLAHMNRHLMPELESVFLMPSKEWSFISSSLVKEVARHEGDVTHFLPANVHQALMNKLK; this is encoded by the coding sequence ATGAGCACAAAAGCGATTTATCCGGGTACCTTCGATCCGATTACCAATGGTCATCTTGATATCGTCACCCGCGCGGCCAGTATGTTCGACCGGGTGATTCTGGCCATTGCCGCCAGCCCAAGTAAAAAACCGATGTTTGATTTGGATGAACGCGTCGCGTTGGCAACCGCTGCCATTGCACATCTGCCGAATGTAGAAGTGATGGGATTTAGCGATCTGATGGCCAACTTCGCCCGCGCACAGCAGGCCAATATCTTGATTCGCGGGCTCCGTGCCGTCGCTGATTTTGAATATGAAATGCAGCTGGCGCACATGAACCGTCATCTGATGCCGGAACTCGAAAGTGTGTTCCTGATGCCGTCGAAAGAGTGGTCGTTTATTTCATCGTCACTGGTGAAAGAGGTGGCGCGCCACGAGGGGGATGTAACGCACTTCCTGCCTGCAAACGTCCATCAGGCGTTGATGAATAAGCTCAAGTAA
- a CDS encoding Lipid IVA 3-deoxy-D-manno-octulosonic acid transferase, whose protein sequence is MELLYTALLYIIQPLVWLRLLLRSRKAPAYRKRWAERYGYCRNKVAPDGILLHSVSVGETLAAIPLVRALRHRYPSLPITVTTMTPTGSERAMSAFGKDVHHVYLPYDLPCAMNRFLNTVRPKLVIVMETELWPNMISALHARKIPLVVANARLSERSAKGYGKLGSFMRRLLSKITLIAAQNEEDGARFISLGLKRNQLAVTGSLKFDISVTPELAARAVTLRRQWAPRRQVWIATSTHDGEEEIILQAHRKLLEKFPDLLLILVPRHPERFKDAREMVQKAGFSFILRSSGEIPSGSTQVVIGDTMGELMLLYGIADLAFVGGSLVERGGHNPLEPAAHAIPVLMGPHTFNFKDICAKLQQADGLITVTDADSVVKEVSTLLTDEDYRLWYGRHAVEVLHQNQGALTRLLQLLQPYLPQRSH, encoded by the coding sequence TTGGAATTGTTGTATACCGCCCTGCTCTACATTATTCAGCCACTGGTGTGGCTGCGACTGCTGCTTCGTAGCCGTAAAGCGCCTGCGTATCGAAAACGCTGGGCTGAACGCTATGGCTACTGCCGCAATAAAGTCGCCCCGGACGGTATTTTGCTGCATTCCGTTTCTGTCGGCGAAACGCTGGCGGCGATCCCACTGGTCCGCGCATTGCGCCACCGCTATCCTTCATTGCCGATTACCGTCACAACCATGACCCCAACCGGCTCAGAACGTGCCATGTCGGCCTTCGGTAAAGACGTGCATCACGTCTACCTGCCCTACGATTTACCCTGTGCCATGAACCGTTTCCTTAACACCGTGCGCCCGAAGCTGGTGATCGTGATGGAAACCGAACTGTGGCCGAATATGATTTCCGCTCTGCATGCCCGTAAAATTCCGCTGGTTGTCGCCAACGCGCGCCTGTCGGAACGTTCGGCTAAAGGGTATGGCAAGCTGGGCAGTTTTATGCGTCGCTTGTTGTCTAAAATTACGTTGATTGCCGCCCAGAACGAAGAAGACGGCGCGCGATTCATCTCGCTGGGACTGAAGCGCAACCAACTCGCCGTCACCGGCAGTCTGAAATTTGATATTTCCGTCACGCCAGAACTCGCTGCCCGCGCCGTCACGCTGCGCCGCCAGTGGGCTCCACGCCGCCAGGTCTGGATTGCCACCAGTACTCACGACGGCGAAGAAGAGATTATCCTGCAGGCGCATCGTAAGCTGCTGGAGAAATTCCCCGATTTGCTGCTGATTCTGGTTCCTCGCCATCCGGAGCGCTTCAAAGACGCGCGTGAAATGGTGCAGAAAGCCGGTTTTAGCTTCATCCTGCGCAGCAGCGGTGAGATCCCGTCCGGCAGCACTCAGGTGGTGATTGGCGATACGATGGGCGAACTGATGCTGTTGTACGGAATTGCCGATCTGGCCTTCGTGGGTGGAAGCCTGGTTGAGCGCGGTGGTCACAACCCGCTGGAGCCGGCCGCACACGCCATTCCAGTGCTGATGGGGCCACACACATTTAACTTCAAAGATATCTGCGCTAAATTGCAGCAAGCCGATGGCTTAATTACCGTAACTGACGCGGATTCGGTGGTGAAAGAAGTGTCGACTCTGCTCACCGACGAAGATTACCGCCTGTGGTACGGCCGCCATGCCGTCGAAGTACTGCATCAGAATCAGGGCGCACTGACCCGTCTGCTGCAACTTCTGCAACCTTATCTGCCTCAGCGGAGCCATTAA
- a CDS encoding sulfatase, with protein MFKTSTSSSLTPRRNVMRTLVLTLAFLVLFSLSEIIILLKDHVYQPKAGDISLYLIISLLAAVSARFFLTRLLLAVTFIVQISEAVYYQFYGQFYGPSEVWLAFVETKDIASGITDSLGSLGIYFAIMIVAVVFALVFTRRMAPQWHKWLAMPCLLAIMVMFAGQFYKAVDGQMYKFNPDLRHSLLRNGLSAMSFSAMRLIPEALSGENQSVTHYEPYQVTPVEGTHAGKYSIILAIGESLNPHHVSALGYERDTTPELKALMQQYQGTGRLIVSNAVSTRVAIPMLVNNLREPDNYGAYKSKSTNIFANAKKQGYQTAFISAQGLEGLSNWIGIHDIDLWEDTQIRPAPDVGADVVLTPSVEKATLDWNKPFLMVLNSRAPHIPYERNIPQGFAKFSTPRLSDDVAQKKNEYDDAVRLYDKELASAIRTTMAKSKLPVLVFITSDHGERVGDGGLFGHSVVEMPIAQVPFLYFSNDPAYSMNAISPQMPLNHFQVATLINKMLGYSVNNPNQKDDSFFITGGDIRGLSERVTYHLNALPEAER; from the coding sequence ATGTTCAAAACATCTACATCATCATCACTCACACCGCGCCGCAATGTGATGCGCACGCTGGTGTTGACGCTGGCTTTCCTGGTGCTGTTTTCGCTTTCCGAAATCATCATTTTATTAAAAGACCACGTTTACCAACCGAAGGCTGGAGACATCTCGCTTTATCTGATCATTTCGCTGTTAGCGGCCGTGAGCGCACGTTTCTTCCTCACGCGCCTTCTGCTGGCAGTCACATTTATTGTGCAGATCTCAGAAGCGGTCTATTACCAGTTTTACGGTCAATTCTACGGCCCGAGCGAAGTCTGGCTGGCTTTTGTTGAAACCAAAGACATCGCCAGTGGGATCACCGACAGCCTCGGTTCGCTGGGCATCTACTTTGCGATCATGATCGTTGCAGTGGTATTTGCACTGGTCTTTACCCGCCGAATGGCCCCGCAGTGGCACAAATGGCTCGCGATGCCGTGTCTACTGGCTATTATGGTCATGTTCGCGGGTCAGTTTTACAAAGCGGTCGACGGGCAGATGTATAAATTCAACCCCGATCTGCGTCATTCTCTGCTGCGTAACGGTTTGTCTGCGATGAGCTTTAGCGCCATGCGCCTGATCCCGGAAGCCCTTTCTGGCGAAAACCAGAGCGTCACGCATTACGAACCTTATCAGGTCACGCCGGTAGAAGGCACGCACGCAGGAAAGTACTCAATAATCCTGGCGATTGGCGAAAGTCTGAACCCACATCACGTCAGTGCTCTGGGCTACGAGCGTGATACCACGCCTGAACTGAAAGCGCTGATGCAACAGTACCAGGGCACCGGTCGCCTGATTGTCTCTAACGCCGTGTCAACGCGCGTTGCCATTCCGATGCTGGTGAATAACCTGCGCGAACCGGATAACTACGGCGCGTATAAATCGAAATCGACCAATATCTTTGCCAATGCGAAAAAACAGGGCTATCAGACCGCATTCATCTCGGCGCAAGGTCTGGAAGGGCTGAGTAACTGGATCGGCATACACGATATTGATCTGTGGGAGGATACGCAGATTCGTCCGGCTCCAGATGTCGGTGCAGATGTGGTCCTGACGCCTTCCGTCGAAAAAGCCACGCTGGACTGGAACAAACCGTTCCTGATGGTGCTCAACAGCCGCGCACCGCATATCCCTTACGAGCGCAATATTCCGCAGGGCTTTGCGAAATTCTCCACACCACGTCTGAGTGATGACGTCGCACAGAAGAAGAATGAGTACGACGATGCCGTTCGCCTTTACGACAAAGAGTTAGCCTCCGCCATCCGTACGACGATGGCTAAGTCCAAATTGCCGGTACTGGTCTTTATCACCTCAGATCACGGCGAACGTGTGGGTGATGGTGGACTGTTCGGCCACTCCGTTGTCGAAATGCCGATTGCGCAGGTGCCATTCCTCTATTTCAGTAACGATCCGGCGTATTCGATGAATGCGATTAGCCCGCAAATGCCGTTAAACCACTTCCAGGTGGCGACGCTTATCAACAAAATGCTGGGCTATTCGGTCAACAACCCGAATCAAAAAGACGACAGCTTCTTCATCACCGGCGGTGATATTCGCGGCCTGTCGGAGCGTGTGACCTATCATCTGAATGCGCTTCCTGAAGCGGAGCGTTAA
- a CDS encoding Glycosyltransferase — MSGTPQLSLIVAVYNGEPFLSAFFDSIKKQNLESLELIVVNDGSTDGSAEIIARYASEFSDFQVIDQPNGGVSAARNTGLAVAKGEYVAFPDIDDVIYPGMYPRLLEIAYAGDLDVATCNGTYIYDDGRQSKKIFPSDKLASTGVLDGPTWLQMALESRKFLHVTWLNIYRHAFIKEQGFTFEHGLRHQDIPWTTEVLLTAKRVQYVDEVFYDYLIHSASVSHTPGTDDTRMRSSRHYMKILEMLEAINQRHPEQVKRVPACHWQIAKEGLGILHSLNNIEDIAKKREITQELFDRGIWTMIWQNARGLRQRWRLGRRYFRLKKILG, encoded by the coding sequence ATGTCTGGAACGCCTCAATTAAGCCTCATCGTCGCTGTTTATAACGGCGAACCCTTCCTGAGTGCTTTTTTTGACAGCATTAAGAAACAGAACCTGGAAAGCCTCGAACTGATCGTGGTGAATGACGGTTCCACTGATGGTTCTGCGGAAATCATCGCGCGCTACGCCAGTGAATTCAGCGACTTTCAGGTGATTGACCAGCCCAACGGCGGTGTTTCGGCTGCGCGTAATACGGGTCTGGCAGTCGCGAAAGGGGAATATGTCGCGTTCCCTGACATCGACGATGTTATCTATCCGGGAATGTATCCGCGTTTGCTGGAGATCGCCTATGCGGGCGATCTGGACGTCGCCACCTGCAACGGAACCTATATATACGATGACGGTCGTCAGTCGAAAAAGATTTTTCCGTCTGACAAGCTGGCGTCCACGGGTGTTCTGGATGGCCCAACGTGGCTGCAAATGGCGCTGGAATCACGCAAGTTCCTGCATGTGACCTGGCTGAATATTTATCGCCATGCCTTTATCAAAGAGCAGGGTTTTACCTTCGAACACGGTCTACGCCACCAGGATATCCCGTGGACGACAGAGGTACTGCTGACCGCCAAACGCGTGCAGTATGTGGATGAAGTTTTTTATGATTATCTGATCCACTCGGCCTCGGTTTCCCATACACCGGGTACTGACGATACGCGGATGCGCTCATCTCGCCACTATATGAAAATACTGGAAATGCTGGAGGCCATTAATCAGCGCCATCCGGAACAGGTGAAGCGCGTCCCGGCCTGCCACTGGCAAATTGCCAAAGAGGGCCTCGGCATCCTGCACAGCCTCAACAATATCGAAGACATCGCGAAAAAGCGTGAAATCACGCAAGAGCTTTTTGATCGCGGTATCTGGACGATGATCTGGCAAAATGCACGTGGGCTACGTCAACGCTGGCGTCTGGGACGTCGCTATTTTCGTCTTAAAAAAATTCTCGGCTAA
- a CDS encoding Glycosyl transferase, group 1, with amino-acid sequence MHIVHTEADGGKGGQPLRIINESLGLIHRGHQVTILCPETAALHALAREAGLTVVTMPLMRKNLKNLQLLRTWLKNNRHSIDVINSHNSADTWLVALANLTLSNPVPLVRTRHASGVPRKNWTTRWLFRTACAHIVTTGEALRHQVADIGVPMAQSTSVPSGVDTQRFHPADKQQAREHCGLTQDDFWLGVVSHLRPNKGHSVLLRALAKIDNPRIKLAIVGEGPHKATLEQEITGLGLQQRVLLAGHRSDPERWFPAFDIALSPSHDMEGVPQGVLQSLASRIATIATDAGGTADAVIDGKTGLLIAQRDESALEEAIVKLYDDANLRETLAQQGYDYLCAHFTRECMLDAMEKVFSNAAQRSRS; translated from the coding sequence ATGCATATTGTTCACACTGAAGCAGACGGTGGCAAAGGCGGACAGCCTCTGCGCATTATCAACGAATCGCTAGGGCTTATTCATCGCGGTCATCAGGTGACGATCCTGTGTCCGGAAACAGCGGCGCTGCACGCTCTGGCCCGTGAAGCCGGGCTGACGGTGGTGACGATGCCGCTAATGCGCAAAAACCTTAAAAACCTGCAATTGCTGCGCACCTGGTTAAAAAACAATCGGCATTCTATTGATGTCATCAATAGTCACAATTCTGCTGATACCTGGCTGGTGGCACTCGCCAATCTGACGCTCTCAAATCCGGTGCCGCTGGTGCGTACTCGCCATGCCTCAGGCGTGCCGCGCAAAAACTGGACAACCCGCTGGCTGTTTCGCACCGCCTGCGCCCATATCGTAACTACGGGCGAAGCGCTGCGCCATCAGGTGGCGGATATCGGTGTGCCAATGGCGCAAAGCACCTCAGTCCCAAGCGGCGTGGACACGCAACGTTTTCATCCCGCCGATAAACAACAGGCCCGTGAGCATTGCGGATTAACGCAGGATGATTTCTGGCTCGGCGTGGTATCGCATCTGCGCCCAAACAAAGGCCACAGCGTGCTGCTGCGTGCGTTGGCAAAGATCGACAACCCGCGCATTAAGCTGGCCATTGTCGGCGAAGGGCCGCATAAAGCGACGCTGGAACAGGAAATCACCGGTTTAGGTTTACAGCAGCGGGTGCTGTTGGCCGGGCATCGCAGCGATCCGGAGCGTTGGTTCCCGGCGTTTGATATTGCCCTCAGCCCTTCGCACGATATGGAAGGGGTGCCTCAGGGCGTCTTGCAGTCGCTGGCTTCGCGCATTGCAACCATTGCTACCGATGCCGGTGGAACAGCGGATGCGGTGATCGACGGTAAAACCGGGTTATTGATTGCGCAGCGCGATGAATCTGCGCTGGAAGAAGCGATTGTGAAACTGTATGACGATGCAAATCTTCGCGAGACGCTGGCGCAGCAGGGATACGACTACCTGTGCGCCCATTTCACCCGCGAATGTATGCTCGATGCGATGGAGAAGGTTTTCTCCAACGCCGCTCAGCGCAGCAGATCCTGA